The following coding sequences lie in one Cetobacterium ceti genomic window:
- a CDS encoding sigma-70 family RNA polymerase sigma factor: MITNTLIKEAQNGNEEALNEIFEECKSLITLKNRKYFIIGGDKDDLFQEGMIGLIKAIRAYDETKSSFKTFALLCIKRQILTAINTDNAGKNRFLNQSINDFYITEEDDFSYDNRSLSFYNPEELFLAKEKLNLLENYLEGLLSKMEMAVFRKMEQGYSYVEIAEILGITSKASDNCIQRIKKKINKFIEKYELN, translated from the coding sequence ATGATTACTAATACTTTAATTAAAGAAGCCCAAAATGGAAACGAAGAAGCTTTAAATGAAATTTTTGAAGAATGTAAGAGTCTTATAACTTTAAAGAATAGAAAATATTTCATAATTGGTGGAGATAAAGATGATTTATTTCAAGAGGGTATGATTGGTTTAATTAAAGCTATTAGAGCATATGATGAAACAAAATCTTCTTTTAAGACATTTGCTTTATTATGTATAAAAAGACAAATTTTAACAGCAATAAATACAGATAATGCAGGAAAAAATAGATTTTTAAATCAATCTATAAATGACTTTTACATAACAGAAGAAGATGATTTTTCATATGATAATAGATCTTTGAGTTTTTATAATCCAGAAGAATTATTTTTAGCTAAAGAAAAATTGAATTTATTAGAAAATTATTTAGAAGGATTATTGAGTAAAATGGAAATGGCTGTTTTTAGAAAAATGGAACAAGGATATTCATATGTAGAAATAGCAGAAATTTTAGGAATTACTTCAAAAGCTTCTGACAATTGTATTCAAAGAATAAAGAAAAAAATAAATAAATTTATTGAGAAATATGAATTAAACTAA